Genomic window (Spirosoma sp. KCTC 42546):
AAAGGCGTTGATATTCGCTATACAACCGATGGCACGGAGCCCGATAGTATTCACTCGCCACTATTTACCAATCAAACCACACTTACCCAGCCAACCCTGATCAAGGCGAAGGCCTACAAGACAGGTTGGTATGGTAGCAATGTGGCAACGTTCGATTTTTATAAGAGTACGTATAAACCCGACAGTGTGAATTTGCTCCTGCCACTCAATCCGGTTCATCAGGCCGACGGCGCTCACACGTTTTTTGATGGTCGACTGGGTACGTTCAATGCCAACAGCCCGGCTTGGGCCAATAACTGGGCGGGGTTCCGAAAAAATGACATGGCGCTGGTGTCGGAATTTAAAAAGCCAGTCACGGTATCCTCTGTTGCCTTACGGGTTATGGTTGAGGAAGAAACCGGTATCTTCCCGCCAGGCACGGTTGAGATTTGGGGAGGAAACAGTAGAGAGCATATGAAACTAATCGCCACCTTCAAACCTGACCAACCCATCAAAAAAAGTCCCCCAACATTAAAAGCGGTTAGCTGTTCCTTTAAACCACAAACGCTTTCCTTTCTGAAGATTATAGCCAGACCAGTCAATCCACTTCCCGACTGGCATGCCAACAAAGGAAAGCAAGCCTTACTGCTTGTTGATGAGGTATTTATCAATTAGAGTTAACTAACTTACTCTGCTTAATTCTCCACGTTGTAGTTGATTAGGTGACTGATAATTAGTCGCTAATAACCTCTTGTTTCTTAAATAAGAAAACAAACCATCAAATAGTAATAGATAATTTTTATAAATAATTGCACCAAAGGTGGGTAGGTATGGGAAAGTTGGTGGGGTATGATTGGTAATATTTGGGCATTAAACTGACTTTTTCCTGAATCTTCTTAACTAATTAACCTTATCACCTATCTAATACTTTTATGAAAAGACTCTATCAGTTAGTGGCACTAAGTATGGTGGCCGGCTCATTTTCAAGCTTTGCTCAGGAGCCCAAAGGGGTGTTAAAAAAAGAGCATCTGCTTCCCACAGAGTTACTGGCGCGAAATACCCCAAGCCAACATCGGGAAGTAACGGCCGACATTATCGTATCGGGTAAAGTAGTCGATGAGAAAGGGGCCGGATTGCCAGGTGTGAGTGTAGTCGTTAAAGGCACTACACAGGGTACAAATACCGATGGTACAGGTAGTTTCAAAATTTCAGCGCCCAACACCAACGCGACGCTTGTATTTAGTTTTGTTGGGTATGGCCGGAAAGAAGTAATTATTGGTAATCAAACATCGATCAACGTTACCTTAGCTCCCGATGACCAAACCCTGAATGAAGTGGTTGTGGTTGGTTATGGTAGTCAGATAAAGAAGGAAATTACGGGTGCCGTGCAAACGGTAAGTGCAGCAGAAATTAAAGATTTACCTGTTTCACAGATCGGCCAGAAACTACAGGGCCGATTAGCGGGTGTGCAGATCAACCAGGCCACGGGTAAACCGGGGCAGGGTATCAGTATACGTATTCGGGGTCAGGTGTCGGTTTCGGCGGGTAGTGACCCGCTGTATGTTGTCGATGGTTTTCCAATTACGGGGAACATTGCTCAACTTAACCCCGATGAGATTGAAGATCTTTCGATTTTGAAAGATGCTGCTTCAACCTCGCTGTACGGTTCACGGGCAGCCAACGGGGTTGTGCTGATTACCACCAAAAAAGGGAAACCTGGTCAGACAAACATTAGCTTTAATACGTTTGCGGGTGTGCAGCAAGTACCGATGAAAGGTCGGGTAAAAATGCTGAACGCCGTTGAGTTCGCTCAGTTCAAGAAAGAATATTACGAAGATCAGTTGCAGCCTGTGCCAGTCGAATTTCAAAATCCGTCTCAATATGAGGGCAAAAACAACGACTGGTATGATGCGTTGCTGCGCGTAGCGCCCATTCAAAGCTACAACCTGAGCGTTTCCAACAATACCGGCAAGGCCAATACGTCGTTGGTCGCTGGTGTCCTTAATCAGGATGGGGTGGTACTGAACAACAAATACAAACGGTACTCGCTGCGTCTGAACTCAAATTACAATATATCGGATCGGGTAACGGTTGGTTTTAATGTTGCGCCTTCGTACGTGTACGATAACACACCCCGGACAGATGGTGACCGTGGTACTGGTATTCTGTTCAACGCGCTGCATACCTGGCCCGTTATGCCCATTTACGATGCCAATGGCGAACTAACCAAATTCAACCAGTTTCCTGCTAGTACGGGTAATATTTTCCAATATCCAAACTGGTTGCGAGCTGCTAAAGAACTGATCAACGAAACCAAGAACACCAACCTGCTGGCGAATGCGTATATACAGTATCGACCAATTACTGGCCTAACCCTCCGGTCGACGATGAACGTAGAATACCAAAATTCTAAATTCTTCTTCTTTAATCCATCAACAGCGACAAGTGCCATTAACGTGCCAATCCCTACCACGGCTGTTTCGATTCGGCAGGGACTTGAGAATACATCTTGGCTAAACGAAAACCTGGCAACCTATACCCGCAGCTTTGGCGAACATAACTTTGAGTTGCTGGCTGGTTTTACCAATCAGTTTTACCGACAGGAATTCAGCCGGATTCAGGCCGATACGTATGCCGATGATCGGCTGCCTACTATTCAGGGAGCGCTCAACATAAACCGGGGTGGTACAAACAATGGCGTCAATCAATGGACATTAACCTCCTACTTGTCTCGTTTGACCTATAATTATAAAGGCAAATACCTGTTTACAGCAGCTGTTCGAACAGATGGCTCGTCTCGATTTGGTGCGAATAACCAGTTTGGTACCTTCCCATCGGCTTCGGTAGGTTGGGTATTGTCGGACGAAGATTTCATGAAAACAGTTATGCCCGTTTCGTTTGCCAAAATTCGGGCTAGTTATGGTGTAATTGGTAATAACAACATTGGTAACTATACGTCTTATGCATTGGTGAACAATACAACCAATGCTGTATTTGGAAGCACGGTGGCTACGGGAGCGGTTGTTACGTCGTTGGCTAACCCCAATTTGGGTTGGGAAACCACCAAGCAGTTTGATATAGGGCTTGATCTGGGTTTGTTGAACGACCGTATCCAGTTCATCTACGATTTTTATACGAAACGTACGACGAATCTGCTCTATGCCGTACAGGTTCCGCAGGAATCGGGCTTTACGAACTTCAATGACAATATTGGCGAAATTAAGTTCTGGGGTCATGAGTTCTCGCTGACAACCAAAAATACCGTGGGTAAACTGAAATGGACAACCAATGCCAACATTTCGTTCAACCGGAATCTGGTTGTTGCGCTGGCTCCGGGTATCGACCGTGTATATAGTGGTGTGGGTTTCCACATTACGCAGGTCGGTAAGCCCTTCGGCCAATTCTATGGTTTGGTTAAAGAGGGTTATTATCAGACGGCTGAAGAACTCAAGAGTTCACCCATCATTCCAGGTCGTTCGGCCATTGGTACAATCAAGTTTAAGGATGTAAATGGCGATGGGGTTATCACGAACGGTGGCGACGCCGACGACCGGACCATTCTGGGAAGC
Coding sequences:
- a CDS encoding TonB-dependent receptor translates to MKRLYQLVALSMVAGSFSSFAQEPKGVLKKEHLLPTELLARNTPSQHREVTADIIVSGKVVDEKGAGLPGVSVVVKGTTQGTNTDGTGSFKISAPNTNATLVFSFVGYGRKEVIIGNQTSINVTLAPDDQTLNEVVVVGYGSQIKKEITGAVQTVSAAEIKDLPVSQIGQKLQGRLAGVQINQATGKPGQGISIRIRGQVSVSAGSDPLYVVDGFPITGNIAQLNPDEIEDLSILKDAASTSLYGSRAANGVVLITTKKGKPGQTNISFNTFAGVQQVPMKGRVKMLNAVEFAQFKKEYYEDQLQPVPVEFQNPSQYEGKNNDWYDALLRVAPIQSYNLSVSNNTGKANTSLVAGVLNQDGVVLNNKYKRYSLRLNSNYNISDRVTVGFNVAPSYVYDNTPRTDGDRGTGILFNALHTWPVMPIYDANGELTKFNQFPASTGNIFQYPNWLRAAKELINETKNTNLLANAYIQYRPITGLTLRSTMNVEYQNSKFFFFNPSTATSAINVPIPTTAVSIRQGLENTSWLNENLATYTRSFGEHNFELLAGFTNQFYRQEFSRIQADTYADDRLPTIQGALNINRGGTNNGVNQWTLTSYLSRLTYNYKGKYLFTAAVRTDGSSRFGANNQFGTFPSASVGWVLSDEDFMKTVMPVSFAKIRASYGVIGNNNIGNYTSYALVNNTTNAVFGSTVATGAVVTSLANPNLGWETTKQFDIGLDLGLLNDRIQFIYDFYTKRTTNLLYAVQVPQESGFTNFNDNIGEIKFWGHEFSLTTKNTVGKLKWTTNANISFNRNLVVALAPGIDRVYSGVGFHITQVGKPFGQFYGLVKEGYYQTAEELKSSPIIPGRSAIGTIKFKDVNGDGVITNGGDADDRTILGSPFPKFTYGITNDLKYGHFDFSITGSGSYGNQLWVRHLYSTANLDAVFNMVEGVKDRFRVQNTMINGVGVATNVITKGAGQFGATNNGGNFTGIERDWHSSQFLADASFFTIKNITFGYNIGAVNKLFKSARVYASVQQVYIFTKYWGGPNPETSGNQAGDGPGDNLSQGVDYSNYPVPRTYTMGVNLNF